One genomic region from Pristiophorus japonicus isolate sPriJap1 chromosome 27, sPriJap1.hap1, whole genome shotgun sequence encodes:
- the LOC139239354 gene encoding probable G-protein coupled receptor 139 encodes MGQDFIPVRLIESIYYPILAAFGVVVNVMAIFVLSRGKCGLSKCISRYMVAMAAADLLVLVTEVLMWRLADLFFPRSVLSIHYVCSLNIVLVFATTVISVWLTVAFTVDRFVAICCQKLRTSYCSERTAAVVIGTVCVLGCFKSVPWYFTYQPQLIIGTVPWGCTRKPIFYISPAWAAFELTFYIVTPCLPFGFVLLFNVLTARHILVASRVRRGLRDHSNGEHQQDPEMENRRKSIVLLFSISGTFILLWLTEIMFYTYQRITNTYDYSTHDPLYIAERTGVMLQLLSSCTNTCIYVITQAKFREELKKTTQYPLNVIVKLIKK; translated from the exons ATGGGTCAAGATTTTATTCCAGTTCGCCTTATAGAAAGCATTTACTATCCAATTCTTGCTGCTTTTGGAGTTGTCG TTAATGTGATGGCGATTTTCGTCCTTTCTCGAGGAAAGTGCGGCCTCTCCAAATGTATCAGCCGATatatggtggccatggcagcggcagatCTCCTGGTCCTCGTCACCGAGGTGCTGATGTGGCGATTAGCAGACCTTTTCTTCCCACGTTCTGTCCTCTCCATTCATTACGTCTGTTCTCTGAATATTGTGTTGGTTTTTGCAACAACCGTGATTTCTGTCTGGCTCACAGTTGCTTTCACcgtcgatcgatttgtggccatttgctgTCAGAAGCTGAGAACGAGTTATTGCAGCGAGAGAACGGCAGCTGTGGTTATAGGAACAGTGTGTGTGCTGGGCTGTTTCAAATCTGTACCCTGGTACTTTACATATCAACCGCAGCTTATCATTGGAACTGTGCCTTGGGGCTGCACGAGAAAACCCATCTTTTATATCTCCCCCGCGTGGGCAGCATTTGAATTAACGTTTTATATTGTAACCCCGTGCCTCCCTTTCGGTTTTGTTTTGCTGTTCAatgtcctcacagccaggcacattttagtggccagcagagtccgcagggGACTCCGCGATCACAGCAATGGAGAACATCAGCAggatccagagatggagaaccggaGGAAATCCATCGTTTTACTCTTCAGTATATCCGGCACTTTCATACTGTTGTGGCTGACTGAAATTATGTTTTACACGTATCAGCGAATTACAAACACTTATGATTATTCCACGCACGACCCTCTATACATCGCTGAAAGGACTGGAGTCATGCTACAGCTTCTCAGTTCCTGCACAAACACATGTATCTATGTCATTACTCAGgcgaaattcagagaggagctgAAGAAAACGACGCAATACCCACTCAATGTTATtgttaaattaattaaaaaatag